The genomic interval CAACCTTATCACCCCTATGCCGCCCTCTCCCCAGGGGGTTGAAACGGCGGCTATGACGTCTTCATGGGGGGTATGGGTCAACCCGCCATCCCCCTCATGGCCTCTCCAAGGCGCCTCATGCCCTCCTGGGTCTGCTCCGGGGATGCGAAGGTGTAGCAGAGCCTGAGCTCGTTCTCGCCCCCGTCCCGGTTGGGGTAGAAGGCCTTGCCGGGGACGAAGGCCACCTGGTTGTCCACCGCTCGCTTGAAGAGCTCGTCGCTGTTTATCCCCTTCATCTTCACCCAGTAGAAGTAGCCTCCCTCGGGCTTTACCCAGTGCACCAGGTCGAGGGGCAGGTGCTCCCGCATGGCGTCCTCCATGGCGTCCCGCTTCTTCTTGTAGTGCTCTATTATCTTGGGAAGGAAGGAGTCCAGGTGCCCCAGCCGGCAGTACTCGTAGACCAGCGCCTGGGCCACAAGGCTGGTGCACACGTCCACCCCCTGCTTGAATATGGCCATCTTCCGGATTATGTCCCGGTTGCCGCAGCACCATCCCACCCTGGTGCCGGGGGCCAGTATCTTGGAGAAGGAGCCCGCGTAGACCACCACTCCCCGGTCGTCCAGGGAGAAGAGGGTGGGCAGGTGCTCCCCCTCGAACCTTACGTAGCCGTAGGGGTCGTCCTCCATGATGGCGAAGCCGTAGCGGTGGGCGTACTCGATGAGTTTACGGCGCCTCTCCAGGGAGAGGGTGGTGCCAAGGGGGTTGTGGAAGTTGGCTATGGTGTAGCATAGCTTCACCTTCTTGCCCTCCCGCTGGGCTCGCTCCACCTTTTCGGGTATGAGGTCCACCATCATCCCCTGGTCGTCGCAGGGAATGGTAAGGAACTTGGCCCCGTGGTTGTGCATGTTGAGGAACACCCCGAGGAAGGAGGGTTCCTCCATGAGGATCAGGTCGTCCTGGTCTATGAGGGCCCAGCAGAGAAGGTCCGAGACCTGGGAGGAGCCGGCGGTTATGAGAATTTCATCGTGCTCCAGGCGGCGCCCCATCCTGGGGGCGGTCCACTGGATCAGGAAGTCCTTTAGGGGCCCGTACCCCTCGGTGGTTCCGTACTGAAGCACGTCCTTGCCCTGGCTTTTGAGTATCCCCGCCGCCTCGTAGAAGAGGTCCACCGGGAAGGCCTCTGGATCCGGCATGCCTCCCGCGAAGGATATGATCCCGGGCCTACGTACCAGGTGGAGCATCTCCCTGATGGGAGATGGCCGGAGGTCCGCCACCCTGCCGCTGTAGAGGCCGTCGAAGAAACTGGACAACTCTATCCCCTCCTCGTCCTTTTTGTGAAGGTCCTCATG from Thermanaerothrix sp. carries:
- a CDS encoding PLP-dependent aminotransferase family protein — encoded protein: MSSFFDGLYSGRVADLRPSPIREMLHLVRRPGIISFAGGMPDPEAFPVDLFYEAAGILKSQGKDVLQYGTTEGYGPLKDFLIQWTAPRMGRRLEHDEILITAGSSQVSDLLCWALIDQDDLILMEEPSFLGVFLNMHNHGAKFLTIPCDDQGMMVDLIPEKVERAQREGKKVKLCYTIANFHNPLGTTLSLERRRKLIEYAHRYGFAIMEDDPYGYVRFEGEHLPTLFSLDDRGVVVYAGSFSKILAPGTRVGWCCGNRDIIRKMAIFKQGVDVCTSLVAQALVYEYCRLGHLDSFLPKIIEHYKKKRDAMEDAMREHLPLDLVHWVKPEGGYFYWVKMKGINSDELFKRAVDNQVAFVPGKAFYPNRDGGENELRLCYTFASPEQTQEGMRRLGEAMRGMAG